One genomic segment of Suncus etruscus isolate mSunEtr1 chromosome 15, mSunEtr1.pri.cur, whole genome shotgun sequence includes these proteins:
- the BEST2 gene encoding bestrophin-2: MTVTYTARVANARFGSFSKLLLLWRGSIYKLLWRELLCFLGLYMALSAAYRLVLSDDQKRYFEKVVIYCDQYASLIPVSFVLGFYVTLVVNRWWNQYLSMPLPDALMCVVAGTVHGRDERGRLYRRTLMRYAGLSAVLILRSVSTAVFKRFPTIDHVVEAGFMTREERKKFENLNSSYNKYWVPCVWFSNLAAQARREGRIHDNSALKLLLEELAVFRGKCGMLFHYDWVSIPLVYTQVVTIAVYSYFLACLIGRQFLDPEQGYSGHNLDLCVPIFTLLQFFFYAGWLKVAEQLINPFGEDDDDFETNFLIDRNFQVSMLAVDEMYDDLAVMEKDLYWDATEARAPYTAATAFLAQQPSFQGSTFDITLAKEDMQFQRLDGLDVRLGDAQGDFLQRLLPMGAGSAAGAGGLLGRRLSVLRRKNSCVSETSTLPSCSCAGAPEGACPECGCGEALLEPGLREPEPEGPPGPEPPATPEPLANAPVPAPRGPAPPWLPSPIGEEEEPGLNSFSGE; the protein is encoded by the exons ATGACTGTCACCTACACGGCGCGAGTGGCCAACGCGCGCTTCGGCAGCTTCTCCAAGCTGCTGCTGCTTTGGCGAGGGAGCATCTACAAGCTGCTGTGGCGGGAGCTGCTCTGCTTCCTCGGCCTCTACATGGCCCTCAGCGCAGCCTACCG CCTGGTGCTGTCCGACGACCAGAAGCGCTACTTCGAGAAGGTTGTTATTTACTGCGACCAGTACGCCAGCCTCATCCCTGTCTCCTTCGTGCTAG GTTTCTACGTGACGCTGGTGGTAAACCGCTGGTGGAACCAGTACCTCTCCATGCCCTTACCCGACGCGCTCATGTGCGTGGTGGCGGGCACGGTGCACGGGCGCGATGAGCGCGGCCGCCTGTACCGCCGCACGCTCATGCGCTACGCGGGGCTCTCGGCCGTGCTCATCCTGCGCTCGGTCAGCACCGCCGTCTTCAAGCGCTTCCCCACCATAGACCACGTGGTGGAAGCTG GGTTTATGACCCGCGAGGAGCGCAAGAAATTCGAGAACTTGAATTCCTCCTACAACAAATACTGGGTGCCCTGCGTCTGGTTTTCCAACTTGGCGGCGCAGGCCCGCCGCGAGGGCCGCATCCATGACAACAGCGCCCTGAAACTACTGCTAGAG GagctggcggtgttcaggggcaAGTGCGGGATGCTCTTTCACTACGACTGGGTCAGCATACCCCTTGTCTATACCCAG GTGGTGACGATCGCGGTGTACAGCTATTTCCTGGCCTGCCTGATCGGGCGCCAGTTCCTGGACCCTGAGCAGGGCTACAGCGGTCACAATTTAGACCTGTGCGTGCCCATCTTTACCCTGCTGCAGTTCTTCTTCTATGCCGGCTGGCTCAAG GTAGCCGAGCAACTCATCAATCCCTTTGGAGAAGATGACGATGACTTTGAGACCAACTTTCTGATCGATCGCAACTTCCAG GTGTCCATGCTAGCGGTGGACGAGATGTACGACGACCTGGCTGTCATGGAGAAGGACCTCTATTGGGACGCCACGGAGGCCCGAGCCCCCTACACAGCAGCCACTGCCTTCCTGGCGCAGCAGCCATCGTTCCAGGGCTCCACCTTTGACATCAC GCTGGCCAAGGAGGACATGCAGTTCCAGCGGCTGGACGGCCTGGACGTGCGGCTGGGCGACGCGCAAGGCGACTTCCTGCAGCGCCTCCTGCCGATGGGCGCGGGGAGCGCGGCGGGCGCGGGCGGCCTGCTGGGCCGGCGCCTGTCGGTGCTGCGCCGCAAGAACAGCTGCGTGTCCGAGACGTCCACGCTGCCCAGCTGCTCGTGCGCGGGCGCCCCGGAGGGTGCGTGCCCCGAGTGCGGCTGCGGGGAGGCGCTGCTCGAACCCGGCCTGCGGGAGCCGGAGCCCGAGGGTCCCCCAGGCCCGGAGCCGCCCGCCACCCCCGAGCCCCTCGCCAACGCGCCCGTGCCCGCGCCCCGGGGCCCGGCTCCACCCTGGCTGCCCAGCCCCATCGGCGAGGAGGAGGAGCCCGGCCTGAACTCGTTCTCGGGCGAGTGA
- the HOOK2 gene encoding protein Hook homolog 2, translating into MSVDKAELCGSLLTWLQTFHVPPPCASPQDLSNGLAVAQVLNQIDPSWFHDAWLRDISDDPSPNRRQKVSKLTAILTSLTEYTRDVLGHPISQQQWPDVNLIGEFSDPVELGKLLQLVLGCAISCEKKQEHIQRIMTLEESVQQVVMEAIQEFLSKDTPDGLSAETYGNFDSQSRRYYFLSEDADDGDQLRQRCLDLERQLELLTEEKQGLAQENAALRERGARPTGEGPPELTAKKLLLLQTQLEQLQEENFRLESSREDDQARCAALQREVAELQQRNQALTSLAHEAQALQDEMDELRQSSERAGQLEATLSSCRRQLGELRELRRQVRQLEERNVDHAERTRQLEEELRRASALRAQLEAQRRQVQELQSQRQEEALKAEKWLFECQNLEEKYESVTKEKERLMAERDSLREANEELRCAQLQNRGLAQAGPSLDSTAPAAENLAAEILPAELRETLQRLELENKRLCQQEAADRERLEELQRHLEEANRDRHRLETQHRLNQQQLSELRSQVEELQKAPQEQGGKPEDVSAASSPPGPPSRPPVTLLSLPTAARCPGKSTPTVLKRKLDEHLEQLQREDVELQQKREYLEELEPPSDSTRRIEELQQSLQKKDADLRAMEERYRRYVDKARTVMQTLEPKQALPAGPSPELHSLRTQLRERTARIRNLEMDFEKSRSQREQEEKSLINAWYNMGVALQQRAGEERAPSHAQSFLAQQRLVINARRGLLGRQAALSARPLDKL; encoded by the exons ATGAGCGTGGACAAGGCCGAGCTGTGCGGGTCCCTGCTCACCTGG TTGCAAACGTTCCACGTCCCGCCCCCCTGTGCCAGCCCCCAAGACCTGAGCAATGGCCTGGCTGTAGCCCAGGTGCTGAACCAGAT AGACCCATCCTGGTTCCATGACGCTTGGCTGCGGGACATCTCAGATGACCCAAGTCCCAACAGGAGGCAGAAG GTCAGCAAACTCACAGCCATCCTGACGAGTCTCACGGAGTACACCCGGGAT GTCCTGGGCCACCCTATTTCTCAGCAGCAATGGCCGGATGTAAATCTCATTGGTGAATTCTCAGACCCCGTGGAGCTGGGCAAGCTGCTCCAGCTAGTGCTGGGCTGTGCCATCAGTTGTGAGAAAAAGCAGG AACACATTCAGAGGATCATGACGCTGGAGGAATCGGTCCAGCAGGTGGTGATGGAGGCCATCCAGGAG TTCCTGAGTAAAGACACCCCGGATGGCCTGTCGGCAGAGACATATGGCAACTTTGATAGCCAG TCCCGCAGGTACTACTTCCTGAGCGAGGATGCTGACGATGGGGACCAGCTTCGCCAGCGCTGTCTGGACCTGGAGCGCCAG CTGGAGCTCCTGACGGAGGAGAAGCAGGGCCTGGCACAGGAGAATGCGGCGCTGCGGGAGCGCGGGGCCCGGCCTACGGGCGAGGGGCCCCCGGAGCTCACAGCCaagaagctgctgctgctgcagacaCAGCTGGAGCAGCTGCAGGAGGAGAACTTCCGGCTGGAAAGCAGCCGCGAGGACGACCAGGCGCGATGCGCCGCGCTGCAGCGGGAAGTGGCTGAGCTGCAGCAGCGCAACCAGGCCCTCACCAGCCTGGCCCACGAAGCGCAGGCGCTGCAGGACGAGATGGACGAGCTCCG GCAGTCCTCAGAGAGGGCCGGGCAGCTGGAAGCCACCCTGAGCAGCTGTCGGCGCCAGCTGGGCGAGCTGCGGGAGCTGCGGCGGCAGGTGCGGCAGCTGGAGGAGCGGAACGTGGACCACGCGGAGCGCACGCGGCAGCTGGAGGAAGAGCTGCGGAGGGCCAGCGCCTTGCGCGCCCAGCTGGAGGCTCAGCGGAGGCAG GTCCAGGAGCTGCAGAGTCAGAGACAGGAGGAGGCTTTGAAGGCCGAGAAATGGCTCTTTGAGTGCCAGAACCTAGAGGAAAAGTATGAGTCGGTGACCAAGGAGAAGGAG CGGCTGATGGCCGAGCGGGACTCCTTGCGGGAGGCCAATGAGGAACTCCGCTGTGCACAGCTGCAGAACCGGGGACTGGCGCAGGCAG GGCCTTCATTGGATTCCACCGCACCCGCTGCAGAAAACTTGGCGGCGGAGATTCTGCCTGCAGAGCTAAG GGAGACGCTCCAGCGGCTCGAGCTGGAGAACAAGCGGCTGTGCCAGCAGGAGGCGGCGGACCGGGAGCGGCTGGAGGAGCTGCAGCGACACCTGGAGGAAGCCAACCGCGACCGGCACCGGCTGGAGACGCAGCACCG ACTGAACCAGCAGCAGCTGTCGGAGCTGCGTTCGCAGGTGGAGGAGCTGCAGAAAGCCCCGCAGGAGCAGGGGGGCAAGCCCGAGGACGTGAGTGCTGCTTCCTCCCCACCTGGCCCCCCCTCGCGCCCCCCAGtaaccctcctctctctccccaccgCTGCCCGGTGCCCTGGGAAGTCCACT CCTACCGTACTGAAGAGGAAGCTAGATGAGCACCT GGAGCAGCTGCAGCGGGAGGATGTGGAGCTGCAGCAGAAACGCGAGTACCTCGAGGAGCTGGAGCCACCGTCGGATAGCA CCCGGCGCATCGAGGAGCTGCAGCAAAGTCTTCAGAAGAAGGACGCGGACCTGCGCGCCATGGAGGAGCGCTACCGGCGCTACGTGGACAAGGCGCGCACA GTCATGCAGACGCTGGAACCCAAACAGGCCCTCCCTGCTGGGCCATCCCCAGAACTTCACAGCCTGAGGACGCAGCTGCGGGAGCGGACAGCGCGTATCCGGAATCTAGAG ATGGACTTTGAAAAGAGCCGCAGCCAGCGGGAGCAGGAGGAAAAGTCGCTCATCAATGCCTGGTATAACATG GGCGTGGCGCTGCAGCAGCGAGCGGGTGAGGAGCGGGCCCCCTCGCATGCCCAGTCTTTCCTGGCCCAGCAGCGGCTGGTCATCAATGCCCGTCGAGGACTCCTGGGGCGCCAGGCGGCCCTCAGCGCACGCCCCCTGGACAAACTCTGA
- the JUNB gene encoding transcription factor JunB, translating to MCTKMEQPFYHDDSYASAAAYGRSPGGLALHEYKLLKPGLTLSLADPYRGLKAPGARGSEAGGGGGGSGGAAGGYFAGAGAASDSGASLKLASSELERLIVPNSSGVITTTPTPPGQFCYARGGGGGGAGVTEEQEGFADGFVKALDDLHKMNHAAPPNVSLGAGGGGGGGGGGGGPPAAGGPGGVYAAGPEPPPVYTNLSSYSPAAAGAGPAAVGGGASYPTATISYLPHAPPFAGGHPALALARGSAAAAAAAFKEEPQTVPEARSRDASPPVSPINMEDQERIKVERKRLRNRLAATKCRKRKLERIARLEDKVKTLKAENAGLSSTAGLLREQVAQLKQKVMTHVSSGCQLLLGVKGHAF from the coding sequence ATGTGCACGAAAATGGAGCAGCCCTTCTACCACGACGACTCCTACGCCTCGGCGGCCGCGTACGGCCGGAGCCCGGGCGGCCTGGCGCTGCACGAGTACAAGCTGCTCAAGCCGGGCCTGACGCTCAGCCTGGCCGACCCGTACCGCGGCCTCAAGGCGCCGGGCGCGCGGGGCTCggaggcgggcggcggcggcggcggcagcggcggggCGGCCGGCGGCTACTTCGCGGGCGCGGGCGCCGCCTCGGACTCGGGCGCGTCGCTCAAGCTGGCGTCCTCGGAGCTGGAGCGCCTGATCGTGCCCAACAGCAGCGGCGTGATCACCACGACGCCCACGCCGCCGGGCCAGTTCTGCTACGCgcgcgggggcggcggcggcggcgcgggcgtGACGGAGGAGCAGGAGGGCTTCGCGGACGGCTTCGTCAAGGCCCTGGACGACCTGCACAAGATGAACCACGCGGCGCCCCCCAACGTGTCGCTGGGcgccgggggcggcggcggcggaggaggcggcggcgggggACCCCCGGCCGCCGGCGGGCCCGGGGGCGTGTACGCGGCGGGCCCCGAGCCGCCGCCCGTCTACACCAACCTCAGCAGCTACTCGCCGGCGGCGGCGGGCGCCGGGCCGGCCGCGGTGGGCGGCGGCGCCTCGTACCCGACGGCCACCATCAGCTACCTCCCGCACGCGCCGCCCTTCGCCGGCGGCCACCCGGCCCTGGCGCTGGCCCGCGggtcggcggcggcggcggccgcggcCTTCAAGGAGGAGCCGCAGACGGTGCCCGAGGCCCGCAGCCGCGACGCCAGCCCGCCCGTGTCGCCCATCAACATGGAGGACCAGGAGCGCATCAAGGTGGAGCGCAAGCGGCTGCGGAACCGGCTGGCGGCCACCAAGTGCCGGAAGCGGAAGCTGGAGCGCATCGCGCGGCTCGAGGACAAGGTGAAGACGCTCAAGGCCGAGAACGCGGGGCTGTCGAGCACGGCCGGGCTGCTGCGCGAGCAGGTGGCGCAGCTCAAGCAGAAGGTCATGACGCACGTCAGCAGCGGCTGCCAGCTGCTGCTCGGGGTCAAGGGCCACGCCTTCTGA